From Paracoccus aminovorans, one genomic window encodes:
- a CDS encoding head decoration protein translates to MTTLVEGKHPGGFLVWEAFRDYTRETITVAAGTLEPGTVLGKITASGKYAAHDPAAVDGTETAVAVLWGKADASGGDAPAVALIRGPAIVNRHDLVFAGTPSEAEIAAAHTALLAAGILVR, encoded by the coding sequence ATGACCACGCTGGTCGAAGGGAAACACCCCGGCGGCTTCCTCGTCTGGGAAGCCTTCCGCGACTACACCCGCGAAACGATCACCGTCGCCGCGGGCACGCTCGAGCCCGGCACCGTGCTCGGCAAGATCACTGCGTCGGGCAAGTACGCCGCACACGACCCGGCGGCCGTCGACGGCACCGAGACCGCCGTCGCCGTGCTCTGGGGCAAGGCGGATGCGTCCGGTGGCGACGCACCGGCCGTCGCGCTCATTCGCGGTCCCGCCATCGTCAACCGCCACGACCTCGTCTTCGCGGGTACGCCCAGCGAGGCCGAGATCGCGGCCGCCCATACGGCGCTCCTCGCCGCGGGCATCCTCGTCCGCTGA
- a CDS encoding head maturation protease, ClpP-related, with amino-acid sequence MASWYAIRARGTGAEVAIYDEIGAYGVSAKGFLAELGALPEGTPVDLRLNSPGGSVFDAVAIHNALKRHEGTITVWIDGIAASAASYIAMAGDEIVMPENAFLMIHDPAGLVMGTAEDMRAMAEALDKVKGSLVSGYAAKSGRSAEEVSALMAAETWFGAADAVAQGFADRLIEPVRIAAAFDIGRFRNAPPVLVEAIEAEPEPDDESDGTNTEATDDADQVEDAEDEQAAASEAPQPPAETLPPSGAPPDPAAIRAQAIGHARAVVDLCRLAGHPQMAGRFLEQNASLDEVRAALLAAKAEAEPEIAPHHPQPGRSSAARPWGEIVARTFKLKG; translated from the coding sequence ATGGCAAGCTGGTATGCGATCCGTGCCCGGGGGACGGGTGCGGAAGTGGCGATCTATGACGAGATCGGCGCCTACGGGGTCTCGGCTAAGGGCTTCCTCGCCGAACTGGGCGCACTGCCCGAGGGCACGCCCGTCGATCTGCGGCTGAACAGCCCCGGCGGCTCGGTCTTCGACGCCGTCGCGATCCACAACGCGCTGAAGCGCCACGAGGGCACCATCACCGTCTGGATCGACGGCATTGCCGCCTCGGCTGCCTCCTACATCGCCATGGCGGGCGACGAGATCGTCATGCCCGAGAACGCCTTCCTGATGATCCACGATCCCGCCGGCCTCGTGATGGGCACGGCCGAAGACATGCGCGCCATGGCCGAGGCGCTGGACAAGGTGAAGGGCAGCCTCGTCTCGGGCTACGCCGCGAAATCCGGTCGGTCGGCGGAGGAGGTCTCCGCGCTCATGGCGGCAGAGACCTGGTTCGGCGCCGCGGATGCGGTGGCGCAGGGCTTCGCCGACCGGCTGATCGAACCTGTCCGGATCGCAGCAGCCTTCGACATCGGTCGTTTCCGCAATGCGCCGCCGGTGTTGGTCGAAGCCATCGAGGCCGAACCGGAGCCCGACGACGAGAGCGACGGCACAAACACGGAGGCCACCGACGACGCTGACCAGGTCGAGGACGCCGAGGACGAGCAGGCCGCCGCCTCCGAAGCTCCGCAGCCGCCCGCCGAAACCCTGCCGCCGAGCGGCGCACCGCCCGATCCCGCCGCAATCCGCGCGCAGGCCATTGGCCACGCTCGCGCCGTCGTCGACCTGTGCCGCCTCGCGGGCCACCCGCAGATGGCGGGCCGCTTCCTCGAACAAAACGCCAGCCTCGACGAGGTGCGCGCGGCGCTCCTCGCCGCCAAGGCCGAGGCCGAGCCCGAGATCGCGCCCCATCACCCGCAGCCCGGCCGGTCCTCGGCCGCGCGCCCCTGGGGCGAGATCGTCGCCCGCACCTTCAAGCTGAAAGGATGA